One window of Rhizobium leguminosarum genomic DNA carries:
- a CDS encoding dihydrodipicolinate synthase family protein translates to MARLTEDAKGVYVIAVTPFTDDGALDLASIDSMVDFYEGAGVTGLTVLGQLGEAPKLTAEESRTVVERVLKRLDGRLPVVVGVSAPGLAPMRELAEAVMGEGGAGVMVAPPWTVKTDDQAFAFYQSVGEALGETPFVLQDYPFTTNVTIAPKVIERIVNEVPNCVMLKHEDWPGLSKITALRAASHKGTMRRISILCGNGGLFLPEEMGRGADGAMTGFCYPEMMVGVVAAYAAGNPDRAHAIFDAYLPLARYEQQQGIGLASRKYVLAKRGVIRSAALRKPGAKLSALDIADVERLLARQAIRLEEIGA, encoded by the coding sequence ATGGCCAGACTGACCGAAGATGCCAAGGGCGTCTATGTGATTGCCGTAACCCCGTTCACCGATGACGGCGCGCTTGATCTCGCCAGTATCGACAGCATGGTCGATTTCTACGAGGGCGCCGGCGTCACCGGCCTGACGGTGCTTGGGCAACTCGGCGAGGCCCCGAAGCTCACCGCGGAGGAATCGCGGACCGTGGTCGAGCGTGTGCTGAAGCGCCTCGACGGACGTCTTCCCGTCGTCGTCGGCGTTTCGGCACCGGGGCTTGCTCCGATGCGCGAACTTGCCGAAGCCGTCATGGGCGAGGGTGGCGCCGGCGTCATGGTCGCGCCGCCCTGGACCGTCAAGACCGACGACCAGGCTTTCGCCTTCTACCAGTCGGTTGGCGAAGCCCTGGGCGAGACACCCTTCGTGCTGCAGGATTATCCGTTCACCACCAATGTGACGATCGCGCCCAAGGTTATCGAGCGCATCGTCAACGAAGTGCCGAATTGCGTCATGCTCAAACACGAGGATTGGCCGGGCCTTTCAAAAATCACCGCGCTTCGCGCCGCCAGCCACAAGGGCACCATGCGGCGCATCTCCATCCTTTGCGGCAATGGCGGACTTTTCCTGCCCGAAGAGATGGGCCGCGGCGCCGATGGCGCGATGACCGGCTTTTGTTATCCTGAGATGATGGTTGGCGTCGTTGCGGCCTATGCGGCCGGAAATCCCGATCGCGCCCATGCGATCTTCGATGCCTATCTGCCGCTCGCCCGTTACGAACAGCAGCAGGGCATCGGCCTTGCCTCGCGCAAATATGTGCTCGCCAAGCGCGGCGTGATCAGATCCGCCGCCCTGCGCAAACCGGGCGCCAAGCTCTCGGCGCTCGATATTGCCGATGTCGAGCGGTTGCTGGCGCGTCAGGCCATCCGCCTCGAGGAGATCGGTGCGTAA
- a CDS encoding carbohydrate ABC transporter permease — MSTIAETAHRGQARRRMRIDGWRWGGRIFLVFMLLYTALPMVWMLITSIKSGFAAMQFPPQWWPDHPTLASYQKLLDPQNSVGQDFLRFFWNSLFVSTATTILSVIVAVPAAYAFSRFTFPGRNFLFFAVLLRNMFPAVIFLVPLFILMRAIGLVNTHGSLVLTYLTFGLPLAIWLLKGFYDNIPVQLEQAARIDGATRFQAFFLIVMPLSAPGIIATAIYSFIGAWNEYIYAYTFLSKNEQLTLPVGIQRFFSENTTDFPGLMAASFMMSVPVVVLFLVLQRYFVRALTEGAVKH, encoded by the coding sequence ATGAGCACGATTGCCGAGACTGCTCATCGAGGCCAGGCGCGTCGCCGTATGCGCATCGACGGATGGCGGTGGGGTGGACGCATCTTCCTTGTGTTCATGCTGCTTTACACGGCATTGCCGATGGTCTGGATGCTGATTACCTCGATCAAGTCCGGCTTCGCGGCCATGCAATTTCCGCCGCAATGGTGGCCGGATCACCCCACCCTCGCCAGCTACCAGAAGCTGCTCGATCCGCAAAACAGCGTCGGCCAGGACTTCTTGCGCTTCTTCTGGAACAGCCTTTTCGTCTCCACCGCCACGACCATCCTTTCGGTGATCGTGGCGGTTCCTGCGGCCTACGCGTTTTCACGCTTCACCTTCCCGGGCCGGAACTTTCTGTTCTTCGCCGTCTTGCTCCGCAACATGTTCCCGGCAGTGATCTTTCTCGTGCCGCTCTTCATCCTGATGCGCGCGATCGGGCTGGTGAACACACATGGGTCGCTCGTCCTCACCTACCTCACATTCGGCCTGCCGCTGGCAATCTGGCTCCTCAAGGGTTTCTACGACAATATCCCGGTGCAACTCGAGCAGGCGGCGCGCATCGACGGGGCAACACGGTTCCAGGCCTTTTTCCTGATCGTGATGCCGCTCTCGGCGCCAGGAATCATCGCCACGGCGATCTATTCCTTCATTGGCGCGTGGAACGAGTACATCTACGCCTACACCTTCCTCTCCAAGAACGAGCAGTTGACGCTGCCGGTCGGTATCCAGCGCTTCTTCTCGGAAAATACAACGGACTTTCCGGGCCTGATGGCGGCCAGCTTCATGATGAGCGTGCCCGTCGTGGTCCTGTTCCTCGTCCTGCAACGATACTTCGTACGGGCGCTTACGGAAGGCGCAGTCAAGCACTAG
- a CDS encoding GNAT family N-acetyltransferase gives MTVDIHVIRDRLPREIADLESEARQEGHFHITRLIDEWSAGELRFERDGERLLGAYVGEALAGIGGLTIEPALSGALRMRRFYIRPDMRRHGIGRMLALALLDHVRDFRGIVTVHAGNADAAKFWEALGFQRYGRDGDTHYLEILTHIPSGRPHDVSG, from the coding sequence ATGACGGTCGATATCCACGTGATCCGCGATCGATTGCCGCGGGAGATCGCAGACCTCGAAAGCGAGGCCCGGCAAGAGGGCCATTTCCATATCACCCGCCTTATCGACGAATGGTCGGCCGGAGAGCTCAGATTCGAGCGTGATGGCGAAAGGCTGCTCGGCGCCTATGTCGGGGAGGCGCTCGCCGGTATCGGAGGCCTGACCATCGAACCCGCCCTATCCGGAGCGTTGCGGATGCGACGTTTCTACATCCGTCCCGACATGCGCCGGCATGGCATCGGCCGGATGCTGGCTCTGGCTCTGCTGGATCATGTGCGGGACTTCCGCGGCATCGTCACCGTTCATGCGGGAAATGCCGACGCGGCCAAATTCTGGGAGGCGCTTGGATTTCAGCGCTATGGGCGGGACGGCGATACACACTATCTCGAAATCCTCACCCACATTCCCTCCGGTCGACCTCATGATGTTTCAGGCTGA
- a CDS encoding cytochrome b, whose product MQQPSTMAYSLSQRFLHWTIALLIFFNLLFPDGMNVWHRLMRRGQVPTPEQVSSANIHAYVGIAILLLAIVRLGLRFTKGVPAEAAEEPAIFRLAARLAHAGLYILIFAMPLTGIAAYYFGINPAGSLHADILKIILWALIAAHVAGALVHHFYWKSNALRRMTIG is encoded by the coding sequence ATGCAGCAGCCGTCCACCATGGCTTACAGTCTCAGCCAGCGCTTCCTTCATTGGACGATCGCGCTGCTGATCTTCTTCAATCTGCTGTTTCCCGACGGCATGAATGTCTGGCATCGGTTGATGCGCAGGGGCCAGGTGCCGACGCCGGAGCAGGTTTCGTCGGCGAATATCCATGCCTATGTCGGCATCGCCATCCTGCTGCTTGCGATCGTCCGGCTCGGGTTGCGTTTCACCAAAGGCGTGCCGGCCGAGGCTGCCGAGGAACCGGCGATCTTCCGTCTTGCGGCGCGGCTTGCCCATGCCGGTCTCTATATCCTGATCTTCGCCATGCCGCTTACGGGCATCGCCGCCTACTATTTCGGCATCAATCCCGCCGGTTCGCTCCACGCGGATATCTTGAAGATCATCCTCTGGGCGCTGATCGCGGCGCATGTCGCCGGCGCGCTCGTCCATCACTTCTATTGGAAAAGCAATGCTCTGCGCCGGATGACGATCGGCTGA
- a CDS encoding primosomal protein N' → MSTDSSDLFGALFEAPPANRTVPVLVPMPAPKPYSYSVPDGMAVEPGSVVQVPLGPRQVIGVVWDGGEDGVDPKKLRPISHVFDCPPLSREMRDFIDWVATYTLSPPGLVARMALRAPNAFEPEPMVEGLKLVGGEPERMTPARARVLDTASDGLSWTRSGLAHAAGVSTSVVDGLITLGIFETIFLPPPPVVAMPDPDFAAARLEGPQKAAAEEIVSDVRKGEFSVSLIDGVTGSGKTEVYFEAIAETLKRGKQVLILLPEIALTASFMERFQDRFGAKPAEWHSDLAPRMREKVWRQAVTGEVRVVAGARSALFLPFEDLGLIIVDEEHDPAYKQEDRIFYNARDMAVVRGRIGDFPVILVSATPSVESQVNGQSGRYSTVHLPTRFGDAALPDLHLVDMRRHAPERGGFLSPVLIRAIGKTVEKSEQALLFLNRRGYAPLTLCRVCGHRFQCPQCSSWLVEHRFRKQLQCHQCGHAERTPEACPECGTLDHLVACGPGVERIAEEVERHFPEARTIVLSSDIMGGVKRLRLELEAIAKGEADIVIGTQLVAKGHNFPLMTLVGIVDADLGLANGDPRAAERTFQLLSQVTGRAGRTGLKSHGLLQTYQPQHPVMQAIVSGDSDAFYEREITERERAVLPPFGRLASIIVSAETRHDAENHARGMRNAAPQVSGISVLGPAEAPLALVRGRHRFRLLVHGRRNSDMQGFLRAMLSQSPKERGSVQVQLDIDPQSFL, encoded by the coding sequence ATGAGCACAGATTCGTCCGATCTCTTTGGCGCGCTTTTCGAGGCACCGCCCGCGAACCGAACGGTTCCCGTGCTGGTGCCGATGCCGGCGCCCAAACCCTATTCCTATTCGGTGCCGGATGGCATGGCGGTCGAGCCCGGCTCGGTCGTACAGGTGCCGCTCGGGCCGCGGCAGGTGATCGGCGTCGTCTGGGATGGCGGCGAGGACGGTGTCGATCCAAAGAAGCTCCGGCCGATCAGCCATGTCTTCGACTGCCCGCCGCTTTCCCGGGAGATGCGCGATTTTATCGATTGGGTCGCGACCTATACGCTCTCGCCGCCCGGCCTCGTCGCCCGCATGGCGCTCAGGGCGCCAAATGCCTTCGAGCCGGAGCCGATGGTGGAAGGGTTGAAACTCGTCGGCGGCGAACCGGAGCGGATGACGCCGGCGCGCGCCCGGGTGCTCGACACGGCTTCCGACGGCTTGTCCTGGACACGCAGCGGCCTTGCGCATGCGGCGGGTGTGTCGACCAGCGTCGTCGACGGGCTGATCACGCTTGGCATTTTTGAGACGATATTCCTGCCGCCGCCGCCGGTGGTGGCGATGCCGGATCCGGATTTTGCCGCCGCACGCCTCGAAGGGCCGCAGAAGGCGGCCGCCGAGGAGATCGTTTCCGACGTCCGCAAGGGCGAATTCTCGGTGTCGCTGATCGACGGGGTGACCGGCTCCGGCAAGACCGAGGTCTATTTCGAGGCGATCGCCGAGACGCTGAAACGCGGCAAGCAGGTGTTGATCCTGCTGCCGGAAATCGCGCTGACCGCAAGTTTCATGGAGCGCTTCCAGGATCGCTTCGGCGCGAAACCGGCCGAATGGCATTCCGATCTCGCGCCGCGGATGCGCGAAAAGGTCTGGCGCCAGGCGGTGACCGGCGAGGTGCGCGTCGTCGCGGGCGCCCGCTCGGCGCTGTTCCTGCCGTTCGAGGATCTCGGCCTGATCATCGTCGACGAGGAGCACGATCCTGCCTACAAGCAGGAGGACCGCATCTTCTACAATGCCCGCGATATGGCCGTGGTGCGTGGCCGGATCGGCGATTTTCCGGTCATTCTGGTGTCGGCGACGCCGTCGGTCGAAAGCCAGGTCAACGGGCAGAGCGGGCGCTACAGCACCGTCCACTTGCCGACGCGTTTCGGCGATGCGGCGCTGCCGGACCTGCATCTGGTCGACATGCGCCGGCACGCGCCGGAGCGCGGCGGCTTCCTGTCGCCGGTGCTGATCCGGGCGATCGGCAAGACGGTGGAGAAAAGCGAACAGGCGCTGCTCTTTCTCAACCGACGCGGTTATGCGCCGCTGACGCTCTGCCGCGTCTGCGGCCACCGGTTCCAATGCCCGCAATGTTCGAGCTGGCTGGTCGAGCATCGTTTCCGCAAGCAGTTGCAATGCCATCAATGCGGCCATGCCGAGCGCACGCCGGAGGCGTGCCCGGAATGCGGCACGCTCGACCATCTTGTCGCCTGCGGGCCAGGCGTCGAGCGCATTGCCGAGGAGGTGGAACGGCATTTCCCAGAGGCGCGAACGATCGTTCTCTCCTCGGATATCATGGGCGGGGTGAAGCGGCTGCGGCTGGAGCTGGAGGCGATCGCCAAGGGGGAGGCCGATATCGTCATCGGCACCCAGCTCGTCGCCAAGGGGCATAATTTTCCGTTGATGACGCTGGTCGGCATCGTCGATGCCGATCTCGGCCTGGCCAACGGCGACCCGCGCGCCGCCGAACGCACCTTTCAGCTTTTGTCGCAGGTGACCGGCCGGGCCGGGCGAACCGGCCTCAAGAGCCATGGACTGCTGCAGACCTATCAGCCGCAGCACCCTGTCATGCAGGCGATTGTCTCGGGCGATTCCGACGCCTTCTATGAGCGCGAGATCACCGAACGCGAACGCGCCGTCTTGCCGCCCTTCGGCAGGCTCGCCTCGATCATCGTTTCGGCCGAAACCCGCCATGATGCCGAAAACCATGCCCGCGGCATGCGCAATGCGGCGCCGCAGGTCTCAGGCATTTCGGTGCTCGGCCCGGCCGAAGCGCCGCTGGCGCTGGTGCGCGGCCGCCATCGCTTCCGCCTGCTGGTGCACGGTCGGCGCAACTCGGACATGCAGGGTTTTTTGCGGGCGATGCTGTCACAATCGCCCAAGGAGCGCGGATCGGTACAGGTGCAGCTCGATATTGATCCGCAGAGTTTCCTATAA
- a CDS encoding ABC transporter ATP-binding protein: MAHVVLQDLVKTYGSFKAVNNVSLTVNDGEFVALVGPSGCGKTTTLNLVAGLIPITSGDIVIGDRVVNDLDPKDRDIAMVFQNYALYPQKSVYKNLAFPLQMRKLPRDEIDKKVKEAARVLDMTQLLERKPRELSGGQQQRVALGRALVRDPAVFLMDEPLSNLDAKLRVQMRSEIKRFHQDLKATIIYVTHDQLEAVTMADRMAVMNGGYLQQYDSPAQVFAHPVNMFVASFVGSPAMSLVPLEASTAGGNTVLTSAEGWRLELSPTNARKVERATTRKVVLGARHSTIKLHKRATPGSIPAKAYTVEPTGDVTFVQAFLSGAIVNVSVPPTIAVAPDEQIWLEFDQERMHLFDGETEMALKAN; the protein is encoded by the coding sequence GTGGCCCACGTGGTCCTTCAAGATTTGGTCAAGACCTATGGCAGCTTCAAAGCTGTCAACAATGTTTCGCTGACGGTCAACGACGGCGAATTCGTCGCGCTCGTCGGCCCTTCAGGCTGCGGCAAGACCACCACACTCAACCTCGTGGCGGGGCTCATCCCCATCACATCCGGCGACATCGTCATCGGCGACCGGGTGGTCAACGACCTCGACCCCAAGGACCGCGACATCGCAATGGTGTTCCAGAACTACGCGCTCTATCCGCAGAAATCGGTCTACAAAAATCTGGCGTTCCCGCTGCAGATGCGCAAACTGCCAAGGGACGAGATCGACAAGAAGGTCAAGGAAGCAGCACGTGTGCTCGACATGACGCAGCTGCTCGAGCGCAAGCCACGCGAACTTTCGGGCGGGCAACAGCAGCGCGTGGCGCTGGGCCGTGCCCTGGTTCGCGATCCGGCGGTATTCCTGATGGATGAACCGCTCTCCAACCTCGACGCAAAGCTGCGCGTGCAGATGCGGTCGGAGATCAAGCGTTTCCATCAGGACCTCAAGGCGACGATCATCTACGTGACGCACGACCAGCTCGAAGCGGTCACCATGGCCGACCGTATGGCGGTGATGAACGGCGGCTACCTGCAGCAGTACGATTCGCCGGCGCAGGTCTTTGCCCATCCGGTGAACATGTTCGTCGCCAGCTTCGTCGGCAGCCCGGCGATGAGCCTTGTTCCGCTGGAGGCATCAACGGCAGGCGGCAACACCGTGTTGACCAGCGCGGAGGGCTGGCGCCTCGAGCTCTCGCCAACCAATGCCCGGAAGGTCGAAAGGGCAACAACCAGGAAAGTCGTGCTCGGCGCACGTCACTCGACGATCAAGCTGCACAAGCGTGCGACGCCTGGAAGCATCCCCGCCAAGGCCTACACCGTGGAGCCGACCGGAGACGTCACCTTCGTACAAGCGTTCCTGTCCGGCGCCATCGTCAATGTCAGCGTGCCGCCAACCATTGCCGTCGCGCCCGACGAACAGATTTGGCTCGAGTTCGATCAGGAGCGAATGCATCTGTTCGACGGCGAAACAGAAATGGCCCTCAAGGCCAACTGA
- a CDS encoding mandelate racemase/muconate lactonizing enzyme family protein has protein sequence MTTKLKITAIKPYPVWVGTRNQMLVKVETDNGIFGWGESGLSGREKAVAGAIEHYREFLIGRDPMQIGRIWQEVYRSQYFEGGRVLQAAISAIDIALHDIKGKALGVPAYELLGGKQRDRIPTFASTGDEAEGEVAIERARELRAQGWQAIRFFPIGQNSKDIFEPRESIGATAAMLNKARQALGDDVVLGIDYHHRLSVAEAASFCNKLGRGVLDFLEEPIRDEAPEAYECLRTMTDIPFAIGEEFASKWQFLPYIERGIHQFNRLDVCNVGGLTEAMKVAGWSEAHYVDLMPHNPLGPVCTAATIHLAAAVPNFAWLETRAPEAKLAFDNSDFFPVQPRLDGPDYPVSDLPGLGVEVNEEAIRAESFRFWEAPHLKRRDGSVTNW, from the coding sequence ATGACGACGAAGCTTAAAATCACGGCGATCAAGCCCTATCCGGTATGGGTCGGAACGCGCAACCAGATGCTGGTCAAGGTCGAGACCGACAACGGCATCTTCGGCTGGGGCGAGAGCGGCTTGAGCGGTCGCGAGAAGGCCGTGGCCGGCGCCATCGAGCACTATCGCGAGTTTCTCATCGGCCGCGACCCGATGCAGATCGGTCGGATCTGGCAAGAGGTTTATCGCAGCCAATACTTCGAAGGCGGGCGTGTCCTGCAGGCAGCGATTTCAGCCATTGACATTGCCCTTCACGACATCAAGGGCAAAGCGCTTGGGGTGCCGGCCTACGAACTGCTGGGCGGCAAGCAGCGCGACCGCATTCCTACCTTTGCCTCGACCGGTGACGAGGCCGAAGGCGAGGTTGCCATCGAACGAGCCCGCGAACTACGCGCACAAGGCTGGCAGGCGATCCGCTTCTTCCCCATCGGGCAAAACAGCAAGGACATTTTTGAGCCGCGGGAGTCGATCGGCGCTACCGCAGCTATGCTGAACAAGGCGCGCCAGGCGCTGGGCGACGACGTCGTCCTCGGCATCGATTATCATCATCGGCTGTCGGTGGCAGAGGCGGCGAGCTTCTGTAACAAGCTCGGCCGTGGCGTGCTTGATTTCCTCGAGGAGCCGATACGAGACGAGGCACCCGAGGCCTACGAATGCCTGCGCACGATGACCGACATCCCGTTCGCCATCGGCGAGGAATTTGCCAGCAAGTGGCAATTCCTGCCCTACATCGAGCGTGGCATCCATCAGTTCAACCGGCTCGATGTTTGCAATGTTGGCGGGCTCACCGAAGCGATGAAGGTCGCGGGCTGGAGCGAGGCGCACTATGTGGACCTGATGCCGCACAATCCGCTCGGCCCGGTCTGCACGGCCGCGACCATCCATCTCGCCGCCGCGGTGCCAAATTTCGCTTGGCTCGAGACAAGGGCGCCCGAAGCAAAGCTCGCCTTCGATAATTCCGACTTCTTCCCCGTGCAGCCACGGCTCGACGGCCCCGACTATCCCGTCAGCGATCTGCCGGGGCTCGGCGTCGAGGTCAACGAAGAGGCGATCAGGGCGGAGAGCTTTCGTTTCTGGGAAGCGCCGCACCTGAAGCGCCGCGACGGTTCTGTCACAAACTGGTAG
- a CDS encoding GNAT family N-acetyltransferase yields MARRDSMTAFGQLAEAIALVSQGKPGHIVDTLIAERGQRIVKNPLWPVMRPFLYTLLRYNKAIEFANAVAKMPGFQSFEYLSDVLKLDIGITNGERIPDTGGFILVSNHPTGIADGVAVFDLLKARRPDMMFFANRDAIRVNPRFAEMIIPVEWREEYKSKLKARETLQLTNHAVRQGKATVLFPSGRIAYWANGRLNERPWKTSAVGLARKYNLPILPVHMTARNSGLFYWLAKWSTELRDMTVFHELLNKRGDRFDFVIGNLIPAEHLDGDLNDVTKALEKHTVHDMAADGDATFVPVSLPAAAMPRELPVAAI; encoded by the coding sequence ATGGCACGGCGCGACTCCATGACGGCTTTCGGACAACTCGCGGAAGCGATCGCTCTCGTTTCACAGGGAAAGCCCGGTCATATCGTCGATACGCTGATTGCCGAACGCGGCCAGAGGATCGTAAAAAATCCGCTCTGGCCGGTCATGCGGCCGTTTCTCTACACGCTGCTGCGCTACAACAAGGCGATCGAATTCGCCAATGCAGTCGCCAAGATGCCGGGCTTCCAATCGTTCGAATATCTGAGCGACGTGCTGAAACTCGATATCGGCATCACCAATGGCGAACGCATCCCCGATACCGGCGGCTTCATCCTCGTCAGCAACCATCCCACAGGAATCGCCGATGGTGTCGCCGTGTTCGATCTGCTGAAAGCGCGCCGGCCGGATATGATGTTTTTCGCCAATCGCGATGCCATCCGCGTCAATCCGCGGTTTGCCGAGATGATCATCCCCGTCGAATGGCGGGAGGAGTACAAGAGCAAGCTCAAGGCACGCGAGACGCTGCAATTGACCAACCACGCGGTGCGGCAAGGCAAGGCGACGGTGCTCTTCCCGTCAGGCCGCATCGCCTATTGGGCGAACGGCCGGCTGAACGAACGCCCATGGAAAACCTCGGCCGTCGGGCTGGCGCGCAAATACAATCTGCCGATTCTTCCGGTCCATATGACGGCGCGTAATTCCGGGCTGTTCTACTGGCTGGCGAAATGGTCGACGGAGCTTCGCGACATGACGGTGTTCCACGAATTGTTGAACAAACGCGGCGACCGCTTCGACTTCGTGATCGGCAATCTCATTCCGGCCGAACATCTGGACGGCGATCTCAACGACGTGACGAAGGCGCTGGAGAAGCATACGGTGCACGATATGGCGGCGGATGGCGACGCGACCTTCGTGCCGGTCAGCCTGCCGGCTGCGGCGATGCCCCGCGAGCTTCCCGTTGCTGCGATCTAA
- a CDS encoding tyrosine recombinase XerC: protein MNELLVIADPRLMAERAAWLENLASERRLSEHTLDAYERDTRQFLTFLTGHLAGPATLGDIRELRPADFRAFLAARRKQGSGARSLGRNLAGLRSLLRHLEKKGLVNAAGAAAIRSPKQPKSLPKPLSDTQAITVVSNEAQLHDEPWIAARDAAVMTLLYGCGLRISEALGLVPSDLQKGATTLRITGKGNKTRLVPLLSVVFDAVEKYRTLCPYYLEPGEPLFRGARGGKLQPAIIQRAMQKLRSAFGLPETATPHALRHSFATHLLAGGGDLRTIQELLGHASLSTTQVYTGVDASRLLEVYDWAHPRA from the coding sequence GTGAATGAACTGCTTGTTATCGCCGATCCGCGCCTGATGGCGGAACGGGCCGCGTGGCTCGAAAACCTCGCCAGCGAGCGCCGTCTATCCGAGCACACGCTCGATGCCTATGAGCGCGATACCCGTCAATTCCTGACCTTCCTGACCGGCCATCTCGCCGGCCCGGCAACGCTTGGCGATATAAGGGAATTGCGCCCCGCCGATTTCCGCGCCTTTCTCGCAGCCCGGCGCAAACAGGGCTCCGGCGCCCGCTCGCTCGGCCGCAATCTTGCCGGCCTTCGTTCGTTGCTGCGCCACCTGGAAAAGAAGGGCCTGGTCAATGCCGCGGGTGCTGCCGCGATACGCTCGCCGAAACAGCCGAAATCGCTGCCCAAGCCGCTGTCGGACACACAGGCGATCACCGTCGTCAGCAACGAAGCCCAGCTCCACGACGAACCCTGGATCGCGGCGCGCGACGCGGCTGTCATGACGCTGCTCTACGGCTGCGGCCTGCGCATTTCCGAAGCGCTGGGTCTCGTTCCCTCCGACCTGCAAAAGGGCGCCACAACGCTGCGCATTACCGGCAAAGGCAACAAGACGCGGCTGGTGCCGCTGCTGTCGGTGGTTTTCGACGCCGTCGAGAAATACCGTACACTCTGCCCCTATTATCTCGAACCCGGCGAGCCGCTATTTCGCGGCGCCCGCGGCGGCAAACTGCAGCCGGCGATCATCCAGCGCGCCATGCAGAAGCTGCGCAGTGCCTTCGGCCTGCCGGAAACCGCAACACCCCATGCGTTGCGCCATTCCTTCGCTACCCACCTGCTTGCCGGCGGCGGCGATCTGCGCACCATTCAGGAACTGCTCGGTCATGCCAGCCTTTCCACCACGCAAGTCTATACCGGCGTCGATGCGTCGCGGCTGCTCGAGGTGTATGATTGGGCGCACCCGCGCGCTTAG
- a CDS encoding ribonuclease activity regulator RraA: MTHRHDIPRPPKELIDALKEIGAATVSGTLGHMGFRNPHMVGPVPQNRGKSIVGPALTLQFMPQRPDLFTEGEYADPETQLHRHVLYQVQEGDVVVVDARGDMSSGVFGDMMSTYFKGRGGAGIVIDGCMRDRPNVEKLDLPLWLRGWTPNYHVQTGIYPNAVNVPIACGGVTVIPGDIIVADDDGVVMLPVAMASKVIEESQKHHDWEEFSRVKLMEGGSLQRYYPLHDDARGEYEEWRKTNRLGTT, encoded by the coding sequence ATGACGCATAGGCACGACATTCCGCGACCGCCCAAAGAGCTGATCGACGCACTGAAGGAAATCGGCGCCGCGACGGTTTCCGGCACGCTCGGCCACATGGGCTTCCGCAATCCGCACATGGTCGGTCCCGTGCCGCAGAATCGCGGGAAGTCGATCGTCGGGCCGGCCCTGACGCTTCAATTCATGCCCCAGCGGCCGGACCTGTTCACCGAGGGAGAATATGCAGATCCGGAGACGCAGTTGCACCGTCACGTGCTTTATCAGGTGCAGGAGGGCGATGTGGTCGTGGTCGACGCGCGCGGCGACATGAGTTCGGGCGTCTTCGGTGATATGATGTCGACCTATTTCAAGGGCAGAGGCGGCGCCGGCATCGTGATCGATGGGTGCATGCGCGATCGGCCCAATGTCGAAAAGCTGGATCTCCCTCTATGGCTGCGCGGCTGGACACCCAACTATCATGTCCAGACCGGCATCTATCCCAACGCCGTCAACGTTCCGATTGCCTGCGGGGGCGTGACGGTCATCCCCGGGGACATCATCGTCGCCGACGATGATGGGGTGGTGATGCTTCCAGTCGCGATGGCCTCGAAGGTAATCGAAGAATCGCAAAAGCATCACGATTGGGAGGAGTTCTCGCGAGTGAAGCTTATGGAGGGCGGGTCGTTGCAGCGCTACTATCCGCTGCATGACGATGCCCGCGGAGAGTACGAAGAGTGGCGCAAAACAAACCGCTTGGGAACAACTTAG
- a CDS encoding DUF4345 family protein, producing the protein MEFYFPTELGEQLAFCSAAFTALAGFIMMFAPGQTFRLLGLQAQEGRPEGYGEGRSIGGFYLGFGLSAIMLAQDWIYMALGASFAMAAFARIISILSDKGSNLVNYLLLVVQIALAALPLLYVFGFTQT; encoded by the coding sequence ATGGAATTCTATTTTCCGACCGAACTCGGCGAGCAGCTGGCGTTCTGCTCCGCCGCTTTCACGGCGCTCGCCGGCTTCATCATGATGTTTGCTCCGGGCCAAACTTTCCGTCTTCTCGGCCTGCAGGCGCAGGAAGGGCGGCCGGAAGGATACGGCGAGGGACGCTCGATCGGCGGTTTCTATCTCGGCTTCGGCCTGTCGGCGATCATGCTCGCCCAGGACTGGATTTACATGGCACTCGGCGCCTCCTTTGCGATGGCGGCCTTTGCCCGGATCATATCGATCCTGTCCGATAAGGGGAGTAATCTCGTCAACTATTTACTCCTGGTTGTGCAGATTGCATTGGCCGCGCTGCCGCTGCTCTATGTTTTCGGCTTCACCCAGACGTGA